CATACTCGTCAGTTATATATCAATCAGTCGATTAtactacatttgaaaacatatttaaattagaaTGTATTTACATCCATCTATCAAGGTGAAAGTAAAGTGAAAGTCCCGTCCGTTTTTGCTGCACTAGGATGTGAGAAAGCAAATGATCCGAACAAACATAAAGTGAACGGCAGAGTGAACAAGCCTATTTCCCATAATGCAACAAGCCAACAAACTGGAGAAGGAAGTGGTATTTACACAAGGTTTGTAGAAATGACATAGACATTGTATTCTGTGACGGGTTTCATACAATTCAAATCATATACAGACGCCTTCCGCTTCTTTCCTAAATATACACGTTTCCTCTAAGAGAAGTATACAAGTTTGTAACAGTTGTACAAAGATATATATGAAAACTCAGCTTGTGTAATAATTTATAATGCCGTATTTCCTGCCAGTTACAGAGGTGATGTGAAGCGACGCTCCGTGTTTCTAACGTACCGCTCCGTCCTGAGCTCCGAACACTGAGACGTGAGCTCAGTCCGGAGCTTCATGTAGTGCAGCTGCGCTCCGCTTCGGATTCACACTCGCTTCAGCACGATCCCTTTGTGTTCGTATGACGTCAAGTATTTCCTACACGTGTCCATCTGCATTGGTCTGGACTGGAGATGGGAGGAGATGGAGACGGGGTGAAGCGGGATGGGGAGCGGCTCAGAGGTCTGGGAAGCGGCTGGGATCCTCCTTGTAGTCGCTGGGAATCGTAAAAATGGAGTTGTCGAACATGTCGTAACGGAACTCCTGAAAGGTCACGGTGGCAGTGATGGTGGGGAAAACAGGGATGTCTGGAAGCGaagcacatcatcatcatcatcagaacaTACAGCAGATGATGCTGCGTGCTCATTACTATGGAATTATTGTAATTATGAGACAACAAGAAGATTCTAATTCATCCAGCCTCCAAATTAATCCACATTCATCTTTTTGGCTAAATTTGACAAAATCCTAAAGAACAAAACAAGCACTTCAGgcaatataaactataataaaactgCCATTCTAGTTATTTTTGCATCTCAATGATCAAGTGGCACATATTGGAGATTTACattaagctttgtttttttttaattacattatttacaacagtgtattgtttacagtgtattttacagtttattagaTTACAATGTATAGTTTACTGGTTTGctgttttttacagtttattagttaacagtttatttttacagattattAGTTTACAATGTATAGTTTACAGTTTATTAGTTtgcttttttacagtttattagttaacagtttatttttacagtttattagttTACAATGTAtagtttacagtatatttttagttttattttgtttgcttttttacagtttattagttaacagtttatttttacagtttattagttTACAATGTAtagtttacagtatattttacagtttattggtttgctgttttttacagtttattagttaacagtttatttttacagtttattagttTACAATGTATAGTTTACAGTATAGTTTACAGTTTATTAGTTtgcttttttacagtttattagttaacagtttatttttacagtttattagttTACAATGTATAGTTTACAGtggtttttacagtttattagtttacaatgtatcatttactgtatattttagtttattagtttgctgtttttacagtttattagttaacagtttatttttacagtttattagttTACAATGTATAGTTTACAGTATATTAGTTTGctgttttttacagtttattagttaacagtttatttttacagtttattagtttacaatgtatcatttactgtatattttacagtttgttagtttgctgtttttgcagtttattagttaacagtttatttttagtttattagtttacaaTGTATTGTTTACAGTGGTTTTTACACTTTATTAGTTTACAGTGTATTGATTACAGTTTATTAGttaatataatgtattgtttacagtatattttagtttattagtttacacacacacagacacacacacacaaacacacatgcatacaaagAAATCAAGtgcatagaatagaaaaagaatatagAAAGCTAGTGTaagagtttttgttgttttggttttttaaaggagtcattggatgcaaaattcacttttacatgttgtttgaactgaaatgtgtgttggaagaCTGTGTACACAATcaccctaaaatgataaaaatccacccagtgtttttctGAAATCCCCATAAATCATATAGGGATTATATCGGGATCATATCAATAAATATAACTGATTAGgtttgaagcaaaactctgcagagctgcgCTCTCGATCGCCACCCGTtaaagacttttcattaagaccctaaagaatcaaatcaacttgtggaaaatgggcatccaatgacccctttaaagaaaaacaagcagttaTAAAACAAACAGTACAAGTGGAAGAAGGTCAAGTGtttaataaaaaggaaacaaacagataaaacagagttagaatagagagtgctagagttagagggtcaaataaagatggaagagatgtgtgtCTGTTTACCTAGTTTGACAGGAAATCCAGGCGGAAGCTTCATCTGAACAAATTCTCTGAGTTTATTAAAGTGCTTGAAGGGTGCGATGACCTCCAAAACATTTAATAGCCTGTAAAACAAGTCGTGGTCAGTAAGAAACAGCACATGGACGTGGCCAGGACTCTGCTGGAGGAGGCACACTTACGACTCGATGCCCAGAGGGAAGTCCTGACTCATGGCTACGGTTGCTTTGAAGTTCTTCTTGCTCTCTTTGCACACGAGCTCTCGGCCCAGATGAGGAGCCCTAGAAGAGACCAAACATGAGCCTCTCACCATGCTTTGACTCCTGTGTGTGTATAGCCCTATTCTTCAGTAACTGTTTCTCATATGGACGTCTGtaaaaactgtattgcataccagctgctgccataataaagacatatttcgaatgtttacatgcttttcttctctttctgttgGAATGGTGAAacagttatgaagtattgttcttttttaataatttccagcatttcagaataaatatgcatgcaaattacaATGAAGTACAACCATACCTTACGGTGTTTGGCAGTAGCCAAAAAggtattaaacattacattttgaatcgatttcttctCGTTAACTCAGAGATGAggattcggacggcaattaaattaccaatttaaacaaaaaaaaaaaaacgtccgaACAGGGCTTATGATGGACTTACTTTCCCGTCTCGGCGGTGATGTACTCCTCCCAGGAGATAGTGTTCGGAGACGGAGCGGTCAGCGACTGACGCCTCACCGGCTGTGAGAGCACAGACAAACAAAGGGTCAAACACTGAAAATTCATCAATGAGCAACACCTCAccaccagcagagggcgctgcaCAATCAACCTCAGCTCCTGTGAACAGCTTTAAACTAAACGCCATCATCATCTGTGAGTTAAACTGTCAGTCTGAGGTTTAATTCTGCTTTTAAGcgtcatcacaataatccacatcactccagtccatcagttaacgtcttgagaagacaaaatctgtaacaaatccatcaagatgtttttaactgaaatattaatcgTTGCCCAATGCTATTAATCACGCTGAATCAACTAgttctgtcaaacgattaatcgagattaatcggatccaaaataagtttttgtttacataatatacgtaTGAAACTaaggctgctcgattatggcaaaaatcatgattatgattgctttggtcaatattgtaattgcgattatttaTCACGATTATGAGTGGGTCAAAACTTAacatgagtgatttatttaaagacggtggaataaatcaaatatatatttgctatgacatctacactttagagaaatttcacaattctcaatacTAGGGTAACTAACATTAGtgtaaaaaagaaacacaagtcctcaaaattattgcaaataattaaacactaaattataaaaatgcaaaaggacaaatgcaatagaataaaaataaagcctaCAAATGAAAAATACTGTGCTTAAAGGGTTTTTAAGGCTACTGCAGTTCTGAAGTATTCAGTTAACAGCCTACAACacaaatgaataatcaaatgtaaaataaaacggcatagtcttcactgtaagaactAAACTTTCTTTGTTTCCACAAAAGCTACAAAAGTCCTTCAGTGAAGAGCAGCGcgtgattttgtttttgtctttagttgtttgatgaatattaagCGCACAGTCGCAGCAggaatattaggctgctgtcactttaagagccgcacCGACCCAATTTACTGTAACACACGTATTTATTACATAACCACTGAGGGTTTATGTTAATAATGtatgcattttgacatttttttgtgcatatttgaCCATTTAGGTGCACACCTGGAGCTAAAGAATGGAGAAGCGAAAGTGCGccgattattgtattttcataatctttGGAGGCCGGATTCGATTAACTGCACAGCGTCACATGAGCGAACTGACCTCGAAGCTCTGCTCGATGATACTCCCTCCTTTGCTGAAGCTCTCCATGATGGCCTTGTTCCTCAGGATGTCCTCCTCGCTCAGATGCTCGCGTCTCTTCCTGGACTCCAGAACCAGGCCGTTCACCATGTAGAAATCCGCCAGGAAATTCCCCACGCGCTCCTGCGGGAACGTCAACGAGAGGATGCTGTCAGACGCCATCAAACCACTCAGAAACAACAGCACCACAGGTGTGCAATACACTCCAAACATGCCACCTAGTTATAATCAGATGATATTTTTCGGAGTGTGTTTTTGAGCTGGTTTAGGCGTGTTGTGTCACATTGAGtcgttgaatcattcattcaaccaattcattcaaatcagcttcattcattcagaaaacaaTCAAGCAAGTGACTCTCTATAAAATACTCTTTCAGTGAATAGAGTTATTCAAAAACGCTGATTtgttcaggaacgaaacaccagCATGTGTCGCTCAGACAGGAATTTTTAGATTTCGGAGACACAGttctcactgcattattacaattaatgaccAAATCAATgcaactgatattttctactgacacactacagcaaaagatagaaataactgacttgaaGGCAGTTTTAGCTGCTGGAAacactagtgttctaatcataCAGAGGCCAGCAATGTAATGTGGTCGTCTCCAGACACGTACGGTTTTGTCCTCTCGGAAGAGCCAGCCGGTCTGAGCGCGCGAGAAGGTGATGGATTTGGTGGAGAGTGTGGCGGAGTAGATGTCGCTGCTCATCAGGATGTCCACCTCCTCCTCCGTCTCCATCTCTgactcctgaaacacacacacacacacgtcacacacacgCCGGAGCAGAACACGCGTGACGAGAGAGCAGACGGAGCACGTGCCTCGTGATGAATCCGCTGATAAACCTTCTGCTCGTTGTCCAGGACCACGAAGGACTCGGAGGGAGCGGCGTCTCCGCAGAAGATGAAGCTCAGGTCTCCTCGCTGACACTTCATATCGCTGAAGTCGATCAGTGTAGTGtccaaactacacacacacacacacatttttgggtTATGTATATTGTCAATGCATTGGGTTATTCATATCGTGTTCCATTCAGAGCAGAAATATGAATCTCAGCAGGAATCAGATCTAACGTACCGGATGTTGATGCCCTGTTTGTAGATCTTACAGGTGTCAGA
This DNA window, taken from Cyprinus carpio isolate SPL01 chromosome B11, ASM1834038v1, whole genome shotgun sequence, encodes the following:
- the LOC109094775 gene encoding ankyrin repeat domain-containing protein 13C, whose translation is MRSLRSVFHSTSVSVESPDSVHVVRDAVFHRSSCVNMTGEKIRSVRKERKAGLDLLDPDEEPAATGPIKANRGSKILSGGNHRILRSSSQQNQNHGDTDGAYPVHECVFRGDVRRLSSLIRTQNIAQKDVHGNTPLHLAVMMGHKECAHLLLAHNAPVKVKNAQGWSPLAEAISYGDRQMITALLRKLKQQSRESVEDKRPRLLKALKELGDFYLELHWDFQSWVPLLSRILPSDTCKIYKQGINIRLDTTLIDFSDMKCQRGDLSFIFCGDAAPSESFVVLDNEQKVYQRIHHEESEMETEEEVDILMSSDIYSATLSTKSITFSRAQTGWLFREDKTERVGNFLADFYMVNGLVLESRKRREHLSEEDILRNKAIMESFSKGGSIIEQSFEPVRRQSLTAPSPNTISWEEYITAETGKAPHLGRELVCKESKKNFKATVAMSQDFPLGIESLLNVLEVIAPFKHFNKLREFVQMKLPPGFPVKLDIPVFPTITATVTFQEFRYDMFDNSIFTIPSDYKEDPSRFPDL